Part of the Lycium ferocissimum isolate CSIRO_LF1 chromosome 6, AGI_CSIRO_Lferr_CH_V1, whole genome shotgun sequence genome, AAAGTTCTAAATAGTGGGCATTTCgtatgaaagaaaaaatttcagATAGATTAGTGGCATACCAGAAAAGATGACATTCCATCTGATGAAGTAGTCCCATGAGTATCTAAATAGTCTCTAAGCCGACCAAGACTCTCCCTCATTGCATGTATATTATCAATGCCAAAGAAAACAATCTGAAAGGCAAGGTAAATCAAGCAGCATAAATCccaagaaaaataatggatAGAGGTTTTTGACTGGCTACGGAGTTAAAGAAACGAAGAAAGATTTTTGACACATAGCCAAAGTACCCGTAGAAGttatggtcttaaacatgccatgaaATTTTATGGCTATAAAGAGCATGTATTTAaggaaaaatgagaagtttaaagttaaggagttaTCAAAcatatgtcattctttttggaacaaactaaaaaagaaagtgcgCCCATATAAatggaacagagggagtattatgaCGGAAACAGCAGCATAACCAGATAGCTCAAAACTTAAACAGACCTCAGACTGAAAATAGTGTGCAGATGACTCTGATCCACCTCCCATTGCCCCATTTGCTAAAGCATTTTTCCTCGGCCTTGCATCAGCAATATATAGCTTCCTGAGAAGACAAATAAAGAACATACACAATTACTAAGAGCTGTGCCGTAGAACTCCACAAGCAACAATCTGAAAGGAGTGATTCATCAAAAAGGAACTATCTAAAAAGCGAAAGTAACAgcaagagaaacaagaacagaAGCATTTTTATGACCTGACCAAGGAAGGAATTGAGTACAGAGTAACTAGTCACACACCAAGAAATTCACTTGTAAGgcttaagaacaaaaatttaatCAAGAACACATCTAGAAATTAAGTGAAATAAAAGGGAAGAAGTAAAAGGAAAACCTCCGTTTCTCTCCAGCAATTTGAGTACGGAGTGCAGCAACTAGATTCTCATCGGCATTGCTGCAGAAAAGAACAcataaatttctttttaaaattagcTCAAGGAAACACAGACCACCATAAAGCTTTAACAGCCCACTTATTTCTCCACGAGAACAAAcctaatataaaaattaaaaaaaagaaaagaatcatatAATTTGGAATAACCTTCTCATATTCATCATGAGTCCAACTAAAGGTTGAGAAGATCGTGCAAGAACAGCCCCCGTTCCTAACAGATGCAAAACATAAGCATTGGCCTAATAAGATCAAGGCAAAGAGAGTTCAAAGAACTAAATTTAGGCACACCTCTATCACACCATGTTATGGATGGAAGTCTACACCGTGCACGGAATGTACAAGCCTGCAGCACTTTGTCATCACTAAAGTAAGCAGAACGAAAAGTCATTAGGTAattaccaaaataataatcacTCAACGCAAGAAATATGGGAGAACAAAGAACAAAACCTTACCTTATGGACTTTGGTAAGAGTAAAGCAAATGGATAAGTGGGGGACATTGTGTAATTAGAGTTGACACTGCTTATACGCCACCACTCATTTGAGAGTGTGTATGACCCATCTTCAATAGCACGGATAGAAGCTTGATAAAACCCCATTCCAAGAAGTCGGCAATACTCATTCAACAACCTTACTTTGGGATTTGTGTTACTAAACCTGGATGGGCCACCAGCAAATGCATAGAGATCCCATAACCTTGGAGGCCTTGTGCACCGTAATAATGCATCATAGACAGCACGCCTCTGGGAAACCACAAGAAGAACTTGTAAGCAAAATGTGCGCAGTTGTTTTGGCAGAAGTTAGGAAAAACTTGTGTAGTAAAGAGTCTGCAGGACTTTGTTAATGAATACAAGCTATTGCAGATCTATGCTAAACATAGAAGTATTCAGATTACTGTCCAGTTTCAACTACCATAATAGTCTTAGGATGCATCAAAAAGCATTGAAATCGCATATATAGCGGTGTTAACACCTACTAAAGCCAAGACAAATGAGATGTGGTCCTCCACAAATACCCCCTTCATCCTGTATAAATTTCACCATTTGAAGCAGATCTATTTTTTGATAATCATTTTGAAGCAGATCTATGTGCAGCTATCATCGAAGAAGTTAACAAAGTAACTCACAATTTCTATGGAACATGtgaaacaagaacaatttttATGGAACATGCGAAacaacagaaaagaaaaaaaccctTAATGAATGTATTTTTTATTGGTAAAAGCAATCACCGATATACAGCAGCAACAAGTAAATGCTGTAAAATATTACTCTTGATGAATCTTGGTTATGGACATACAATAGGATTCTATATATAGGAGTTTAGACTACACGAAACATGAAAATTACTGGGAAAGTTCCCTATATAAAATAGTTCAATAATTAtcaaaattctaattcttttcttataaagCCAGAATTCTAATTACAATGCAACCATTAGGAATATGCCATACAATTAACCTAGAGCATCGTATACAACTCTGATAAACACCCTCGAGCTACAGCATATATATCTGCGCTCCAAGCTAACCAAACATGTACTTTATTCTTGGACTTCAGAGAGAACTTGTCAAATAGACTTCACAATTGGAACAGAAAGCATCACaaacttaaaaaataacttttgactcCTGGAAAGCACATCCATtctagtttgggattgaggtgTTTGATTGCTATATTTTTGTACATAGTGTGGACTTAATGACTAGATGATCTGGTAATGTGGATTAGTAACCAGACAAGTTGACTAACTCAACATGGAATACTTGCTAGATTAATGTAAACTATAGACTTGACATGTCAGCTAATGTGGATGCACTTGACCAGTCACCTGACATAAGACCAATGACGCGGCAATGATTATTGGATATTGCTGACTTGATTGGTCGGGTCAGCTTACATGGACTTCTAATAAGACAAGTTAGTTAAAATGAATTGTTAACTTGACATATCAGGTGATGTGGATGTTGATGTAATGGTTAATGTAACAAAGCGAAACTGTATTGTTTTTTAACAGAAAGGACACGACAGGGGACAGCGATGATGTGCTGACACGGCTGATAGAAACTCGGCACGTCGGTACGTACACATACATGCGGCTGGAACTAAAGACTTGAAGCCGCATAAGGAGAGGATCTCCTACAAGGTTTTACCATTGTGTATTGACACAAAATCCCTGATGTCAAAATCGGGTGGAATAGAGAAGAACAGCAAAGATATAAGACCTctgagttttttattttttctggaATGGAAATCACTGAGGAAAGAATCGAGGAGAAGTGAAGAAATGTGACAACATAAAAAATTACGGTAAAAGGATAAAGCATAAAAAAGGAACAACAAAATATGGTgagaatttatttatttcacaACTAGGTAACTGACAGGACACTAAATTAGTACTTTTGAATTTTAGAAATCTCAGGTACTgttgaaaagacaataaagtaGATGAAAGAACTCGAATTGAATTGGTTACAAATAACAGAAAAGACGATTTATTGTGTAGGAGTTTAGACTTTTTCCTAAATGAGAAAAGTTACAGGTAATTAGTGAAGTTTCTATTTATTGTCATTCTAATTACAATACATGTTCTAACAGCACACCACCAGTTAACCTAGAGATGTACGACGAATCTAGATATTTCTAGCCCTTGCAATCTCAAACtcattatattttcaaaatctcTAACTCACTATTCCAACCTGAGTTGCTCAGGGCATTATACTTGGTGAAACACACGTCGCTTATCAGTAATAGTCCACAAAATTTATTCAAAAGGACAAAAACCAACCAGTCAAGAAGAGAAAATACAAAATCTCATGCTATTATTGAAGAGCTCAGTCATCCACAAGAGAAACTTGAAAGGCATTGCGCTGTCAGCAAGTTCAAGCCACATAAAGCAGCTGGAATTTCATGGACTCCCTTCCCCCACCACAAATAACAAAGCAGATCATCTTAATGAAGCTTAAAGCATATACAGAAGAAAAAGGAGATAAAATCAGCACATGGGTTCTCATGAGTTGACCTGCTTGGTTTTAGGACGAAAACCAAAGACAATGATTCTCATATCTTTGCCTGAAAAAAAGAACATGAAGTTAATTACCATTTTCAGAATATCTTACAACAAATTCTCCAAGGATGAAGATAATGCTTTCATCTAATGACATACCGATGATCTGAAGCAACCGCTGTGATCCAGTCTTTTCAGGTTGACGTGGACCTGATGGAAGCTTCAAAGCCTAGTTAGcaggaaaagaaagaattttaaTCAGACTTGACCAATACAGGAAAGGGTTAAACAGTACTGATCCTAGAATGGGGCATGAAAGACCAAGGTTCAAATCTCTGtagaggaaaataaaaaaataaaaaaagctaGGTGATTTCTCCCCATATAGCTAGACCTTAGTGAAAGCAATACATGGTAGATTAATCGAAATGCGCAATAGTTGAGCAGAAACCATCTTTATCCCAAATAAAAAAGAGAGATACCATTAAGCTGTTGCATATCTAGATCATAAGAAGAAACAAAAGCAAACCTACAATTTTCTGGAACTTCTCAATGGTCGCCAACGGTATCGTGCCCATTGCAATGATATCTCTAGACCCTTCACTCTAGATAATACAAAGACAAACAACATTCAGTTCAGTACAAAATCGCAGAAAgcagaagaagatgaaaagaaaattgtGACAATGCATAGATATCTCAGGTAATTCATGTATGTAACCAAGGATGCGTGCCAAAAGTACCCAAGGCATTTTAGAAAGCAGATTTTAAGAGTAAGACCGAGATCTTTCAGTGGTCTCAGCAGGAAATCTGAAACTACCACCAAAACCACAGAATGTCGAAATACTATCTGAACATTCAACAAATCACAACTTCTTACAACAATCAGAGCACCATGAAGACATTGCACTACATTCAGCCAACTACACGCTAAATTTGTGTGTAACAAAATGCAACTGACAAGACGCTAGCTGGAAGAACCTgccttttgtgtgtgtgtgtgggggttgggggggggggtttgtaTCACTGACTGACGAATTTTCAGAATTGATGCAGTGATAAAGAACTTGATCAGTTAACAGAACCAACATAAGGCCAACCCCACCCACACCCCAAATGGGAATAGAGTCTCTTTAGCAAGAGGGCAGAAACATCTCGAAACCTCTGTTTGTAGCCTTGTCTCAAGACAATGTTTCAGAAATCACCAACAAATTAAATTACCCTTGCCTTTGTTACCAGGAAAATTGgagacaattttatttttttgataaggtaaagtTTTATTAATAAAGTACTGAAATGGTGCAAAGCAGTACATGACTAAGCATCCCCCAACCAGACAAATCTACATATTCTCACCCAGTAGATACAAAAAATCCAAGTGTTGATCCATATTCTCTATAGTGCAACTATTACACCAGAAATATAAATTATGCAAACATTTGTTCTTCACTCCAGATATGtgacttttttttgaaactggtaactatATTGTATTCCACATGAACAAAAAGAAGGTTGTACTGAAACCATATCTACAAAAGTACTCCAATACTCTACTATTCTAATCCTATATTGAATCTAATACATCAATAATGGAAATAGTATCATCTGAGTAAGCCTGATTACACCAAAaacaaagcaataaaatacAATTCAACTTGACCTTCTGCACTCCATTCTCTATACTCTCAAAACATCTGGAGTTTCTCTCCTTCCATATTGCCCACCATATGCTGGCATGAAATTCTCCATCTATTTCTGTTCTTTGCCTGCAATCCTGCCTCTTCCCAACTCTTTAGAGCCTCTGAAAGCTAGGCATGGTCCAATAcctttgagatttaaaaatatTCTCCAAAGCTGTTGTGTAAACTTACAGTGTAGAAACAGATGTTAACTGTCTCTGCTGTTTCTCCACACAGGAAACATCTAGAGCATAAAATTATCCCCCTTTTCATCAAATTATCCTGTGTAAGAACTGCTTCTTTAGCTAAAAGCCACACAAAGCAACTAACATGGACTTAGATCTCCAAATGTGTTTCCAGGGCCAGTTGGTAATCTGTTGAATTGATTGATTCATCCTCCTGTAGGCTGAACTAACTTTGAACACTCCTTTTTATTCCCCAGCCACCAAAAAACATCCTCTCCTACCTGAAGTCCCTTAAATTGTTGAGTTAAGAAAATCAGCCACTCTTTGTATCTCCCAATCATTGATTTGCCTTCTGAAAGTGAAATTCCATCCTTGAGGTGTCCACAAATCAGCCACAGTCCTTTGATGATCTAAGACAATGTTGTATATATCTGGAAATAGTGTTTCCAGATGACCAGCCTCAAGCCAATTATCCTTCCAGAATCTGGTTTTGACCCCATTCACTACTTTGATCTTGGAGTTGCACTTAACTTCATTCCATAAGGCTCTTATGGATCTCCACAGACTAACCCCATATGGTGTGGTAACCTCCTTTGTCATCCAGCTATCTTCCtcttcatattttgcattgataACTTTCCTCCATAAAAGTTGATTTTCATTGGCATACTTCCATAGCCATTTCATTCTGAGTGCTTTGCTCTGCATTTTCATATCTTTTATTCACAATCCCCCACTCTTCTTGCCAGTGATCACTACTTTCCACTTCACCAAGTgaaatccttttttttctttattt contains:
- the LOC132059142 gene encoding phosphatidylinositol-3-phosphatase myotubularin-1-like isoform X4 yields the protein MYRSRSERSPSFRDPRLADSDKIEGAGSFVALEWTKIDSVSRSVPLGVKQFLLEAEHVVVEGYGVVLVNTDEAGTLYVTNFRLLFLSEGSRDIIAMGTIPLATIEKFQKIALKLPSGPRQPEKTGSQRLLQIIGKDMRIIVFGFRPKTKQRRAVYDALLRCTRPPRLWDLYAFAGGPSRFSNTNPKVRLLNEYCRLLGMGFYQASIRAIEDGSYTLSNEWWRISSVNSNYTMSPTYPFALLLPKSISDDKVLQACTFRARCRLPSITWCDRGTGAVLARSSQPLVGLMMNMRSNADENLVAALRTQIAGEKRRKLYIADARPRKNALANGAMGGGSESSAHYFQSEIVFFGIDNIHAMRESLGRLRDYLDTHGTTSSDGMSSFLRHGGWSWGGGNLSSMSASVSTLGDTGWLIHVQTVLAGAAWIAARVALESASVLVHCSDGWDRTTQLVSLASLLLDPYYRTIKGFQALVEKDWLAFGHPFSDRLGMPTISGSGNMPFELSRQASTGSLPLSPVRQGAGSSSSQAQNTSHAQNQNSPIFLQWVDCVSQLLRMYPFAFEFSSAFLVDLLDCMLSCRFGNFLCNRIYSY